A genomic region of Melopsittacus undulatus isolate bMelUnd1 chromosome 5, bMelUnd1.mat.Z, whole genome shotgun sequence contains the following coding sequences:
- the TMEM52B gene encoding transmembrane protein 52B, translating into MHSPAMICFGLGCFLWLSQVRGEENCLNTELCSGTEWDHLWYIWLVVVIGGLLLLCGLLSICVRCCFHCHHTGEESGPQPYEVTVIAFDHDSTLQSTITSLHSVFGPAARRILAVAHSHNAAQGTPPLSASDTPPVYEEALRMSRFTVAKAGQKVPDLDPVPEEKLQASAEGKDAQPALPRH; encoded by the exons ATGCATAGCCCAGCCATGATCTGCTTTGGTTTAGGGTGCTTCTTATGG TTATCCCAAGTCAGAGGTGAGGAAAACTGTCTCAACACTGAACT CTGCTCAGGTACGGAGTGGGACCATTTGTGGTATATCTG GCTGGTTGTGGTGATCGgtgggctgctgctcctgtgtgGCCTGCTTTCCATATGTGTGAGATGCTGTTTTCATTGCCATCACACAGGGGAGGAATCAGGTCCTCAGCCCTATGAGGTTACCGTCATTGCTTTTGATCATGACAGCACCCTCCAGAGCACCATTACCT CTCTCCACTCTGTGTTTGGGCCTGCTGCCAGGAGGATATTAGCAGTGGCACACTCCCATAACGCTGCGCAGGGAACACCACCCCTCTCGGCATCAGACACTCCTCCAGTCTATGAAGAGGCTCTGCGCATGAGCAGATTCACAGTTGCCAAGGCAGGGCAGAAAGTGCCAGACCTGGATCCAGTGccagaagagaaactgcaggCATCTGCCGAGGGCAAGGATGCCCAGCCAGCCCTCCCAAGACACTAG